The segment AAGCTCCCGGGAGATGGTCCCGGGAGCGTGTCCTCTTAGTTCGAGAGCTTGATGAAGCTCGGGAACTTGATATCGACCTTGGCGACGTCCTTGGGCCAGACCGCGCTCTGCTTCCCGTCCTGCCATTGCAGCATCAGCCCGGTGATCAGGCCCTTGCCGTATTTGATCGAGTGCGTGAACGGATCGTCCTTGCCGTAGAACTGGACGCGGCCGATGGTGCCTTCCCAATCGGTCTTCTCCAGCGCGTCGACCAGCCTGTCGGCATCGGTCGAGCCGGCGCGCTTGACTGCGTCGGCGACGTAGTAGACCTCGTCATAGGCGGTGTAGCCCGCATAGGACGGATAATTGCCGAACTTCTTCTTGAAGTTCTCCGCAAACGGCACCGATTTCGGCGTCACCGCGACGCCGGGACCGGAGACGCCCTGATAGAGCACGCCCTCGGCCGCCTGGTTGGTGTCCTTGCCGAACGTCTCGTTGGTCGCTTGCGAGGCGATCCCGAACATCGGGATCGGCACCTGCTGGTTCTTCCACTGCACCGTCGGCTGCACGCCGACATGCGAGATGCCGGTGATGATTACGTCGGGCTTCGCACCCTCGATCTTGTTGAAGATCGGCGTGAAGTCGGTGGTGTCAGGCGAGAAGCGGATGTGGTCAAGCACCTTCAGCCCGATCTTGGGCAGGCACTCCTCGTAGCCGACATCGAGCGGCTTGGTCCAGGCGGCGTCCTCGCTCATGATGACGGCCGTCTTCATGTGCATCCTGTCGACGAGCAGATCCTTGGCGCCATCGCAGACCGAGAGCGCGAGTGCTGCCGAGGTCAGATAGCCGTGGAACGTATACTT is part of the Bradyrhizobium commune genome and harbors:
- a CDS encoding ABC transporter substrate-binding protein — encoded protein: MKNILPCALRIALGAASIGALMTASGAAFAADPIRIGVIAEAQAIAGASIPQAAQLAADEINANGGVDGRKIEIIGYDNHSSSADSVRAFQRAVNEDKVNVVIASYISEVVLALEPWASRLKTPFVTPGAASNEISKSVHADYEKNKYTFHGYLTSAALALSVCDGAKDLLVDRMHMKTAVIMSEDAAWTKPLDVGYEECLPKIGLKVLDHIRFSPDTTDFTPIFNKIEGAKPDVIITGISHVGVQPTVQWKNQQVPIPMFGIASQATNETFGKDTNQAAEGVLYQGVSGPGVAVTPKSVPFAENFKKKFGNYPSYAGYTAYDEVYYVADAVKRAGSTDADRLVDALEKTDWEGTIGRVQFYGKDDPFTHSIKYGKGLITGLMLQWQDGKQSAVWPKDVAKVDIKFPSFIKLSN